AGCTTATTAAATCAAATCAATAATAAAAACGAAACCCAAATATAATCTTGAAGATAGATACAAAAATCAGGCCACACTTACTTTAAAAGCGGTAATGAAAACCTAAAGCAACAATTTGAACAATATTACTTGATTGCATTGTCAGTGTATTCACTTGCTCAGCAAGCGTGTTTCCACCACTAGCAAGAGTCACCGGATTTTCTGCCTCAACCGTACTCGTTTGCTTACTCCCATATAAATAGCTTAAGCCAATCGAACACTGTTTAGAGAAGCGATGACTCAGCCCTGCACTTAACCATAATCGGCGACTCGATATAGTGAATTTACCATCATCAACACCAATACCCAGATCTAAAACATTTTTACGGGTGAAGCGATAGGCCAAGCCTGCCGACAGTAAATGACTATTTTTTAAGTTCAGATGAGAATGTGCGCTACTCGTCATACCTGAAGCAATTTCTGTATGCTGTTGAAGATAAAACTGACGCCATAATACTTCTTGTAGATTTAGCATGACAGTCAGTTTGTCATTCACGCGATGTCTCAGACCAATGTTTATCGTGTCAGGAAACTGTGCAGCAATTTTAGAGTGATAAGTCCCAGTTGCATCGAGATTCGTTTCAAAAAAGTGGTTATAACTTAAGCCAATAGATGTATTTTCCGTCCACTGGTATAAAGCTCCAACAATATACCCTTGACTCCAAGCGGTTGCAGTTTCTTCATATGGACCAAAGCTTGACAGACCTTTAGAGTCAAATTTGCTTTTTTTGAAAATGCCAACCAAACCCTAGAGAAAATTTAGGTGTCACCTTAATCGCCATCATCGGTGTCATATTTAATGTTGTAAGCTTCATCTGAGTATTCAGATAACGTCCGACCCATTGATCATCATATTCTGAATTCAAACCATTTCCTGCGGTAACCGCCAAACCTAGCGAAACAGTGGATGATGCCGGCCAAACCACCGAAAAGCTCGGCACTTGATTCGACATTGTATTTCTCGCACTTGTTTGCCCTGTCACCTGATGTTCAGTCGTTCCGAAAAACGCAGAACTAATCGACTGAGTTGCAACCGCCTGGTCATTATTAGTCTGAGAGCGAATATAACTATCGCTCATATAAAGTTCGGGCGCTGATAGCGTCGCCAATACCGCAGGGTTAGAGTCAATGACGGCAATCGTTGGGCTGGTTGTCGCCCCCGAAAAGGCATTACCCACAAGATAACTATTTGTTAAATACTGCACTGGAACGGCGAAATCAATCTGGAATACTATTAAAAATAAAAAAATGATATAAAAAAATAAATAATTTTTCTTCAGACGCACGAATAAACTCATAAAGCAATGATCTCTAACTTAATTTATTTTCTAATTCATTGATAAAAGTAAAATTTTAGTCATTTTCTTCGGCAGTTCGCAGATTCTATCCAGGAAACATTAAGAAAAAATTAACAATGCACTGATAATGCCCTAAGCTAGAAAAGAAATCAATATCTAGAACATTTTTGACAGGGCCAATGAAGTTGATTAACATCCCAAGGCTCTACCCAACAGACTTACTTCCAGGCGAGGTTGTATCCAAATTATGTCTCATTTACTTAAACGTCACCTCGATGCTCTACAACTATCACATAGACTTTATGACATTCACTTAGTAAAGAACAATGAGTTAATCGGTCACATCTGCTCACCCAGCCATTACTCTCCTCAACTGATTATGCGATACTTTACTAATGCACTTAGCCTAGACACGCCAATCGATGAGTTACGATTAAAGCCAAGTCAGCACACTTTACAGCTCAATGAAAAAGCCAAAGGCTTTACCCTCAATAACTGCACGAAATTACAGCACTTCCAATTGCAAGAACCCGCTATTTATCTATGGTGGAAATAGCCGAGCTGAGCTTTTTAACATAAAAGGCGTCACAGCTGCTATGCCCAGTGTCCCCGAGCGATTGATCTAATCGCTTAAAACCTGTTTTTTGATAAAGATGATTCGCGCCTTCCATGCACAACAAAGTCTCAAGATAACAGGCCTGATAACCAAATTTTGTTGCAGTATCAATCAACTTGTCGATTAATTTCATGCCTAAACCCAGGCCACGAGAAGCTGGTAGCAAGTACATTTTTTGCAGCTCGCAGATCCCCGCTACCCCCGCTAATGCCATTAACCCTCCTCCACCCATAATTTTCTTATCATCCTCAATAACATAATAAGCGGCCCCTTGCTTATCGTAAGCGCAAGAAAGATAATCAATTTCTGGATCTTGCCAAGCAAAGCCGGGGCGGTTTGCACCGAACTCGGTCAATACGCCTCGAATAATTTGAGCCATAGCAACATCGTCATGACTCGTGATTTTCCTTAAACGAACTCTCATTGCTTTAATTGCCAAAACAATGAGTTAAGCATTAACTCAGCCAATAGGTCAAGACAAAGCTCAGCTTAAGCAGCAACTAAATAACGAGCACTTTGAGAGCGGCGTTGTAATAGATAAGACCCTAGCCCCATCAAAACACCCGACCCTAGCAGCAATAATGCCGTTGCACTAAAGCCATAGCGATAAATCGACCCCGCATGTACATAAGCCGCAGGCGCGTCTACCTTAAAGCTCACCGCACCTAACTTAGACAGACTATTGGTCAATAAGCTACCCACAGACTGACTGAGCATCCACATTCCAGTCATCGTTGCCGTCAGCTCTTTGGGAGAGATTTTAGTAATCATTGATAGCGCCACTGGCATAATAAAAAGTTCTGCTAGCGGGAAGATAATAAATGCAATGACGATATACAAGCTCGTCACCTGACCTTGTAATTGCATGGCATGCTGAGCGGCGAGAATGAATACACCAAAGCCAATTGACAATGTAATTAAACCAAACATGCACTTATAAAGCGAGCTAGGCTCTAGTTTACGCTTTGCAAGCTTGGTATAAACAATCGCCAAAATCGGCCCAATCACCATCATGAATACAGGATCAAGCGCATAGTAAACACTTGGCGGAATCTCAATACCAAACATATGACGGTCTACCATACGCATGATAAAGAGATTTAACGTCGTCCCTCCTTGACCTAAGGAACCTCCAAAAATAATAGCAAAAAACATCAAAGCAAAAATAATTGCAATCACTTTAATATGTTGCTTCATAAAAGGAGCGACACGTAGCAAGAAACCAATGACACAGGCTGCGATTAGATAATTCACCAAATGGTAATCCAGCACAGCGTACAACACAAATACCGCAATCACAGCACTTAGCACCGTTAAACTAAAAGGCAGCGGATGTGTTGCTTGCTCATCGATGATCGTTGTTAAGTTCGCATGCATTTTAAAATAAAAGAAAAAACCAATCATCATCACAAAACTAGACAGCAAAAATGCATAATGATAGCCATAGGCTTGGCCTATGAAACCACAGATAATCGGTGCAAATAAAGCGCCAATATTTTTAGCCATATAATAGAGTGTAAAACCGGCGTCGCGCCCACCGCTAGAGCGATCATAGAGGCGTCCCAATAAAGTCGTTAAACCTGGATAGAAAAAGCCGAAACCCACAGCGATCAGCGCAAGCGATAAGTAAACAAGCTGAGTCTCTGGAATCACCAAGAGTAAATTACCCAACATCATAAAAAAGATGCCTATCAAGGCTGACTGGTGATAATTCACGTAACGACCAATAAACAAACCCGCTAAAGCCGGTGTTGCACTAAATAGCGCCACAAAAGTCGTGTAAAGTAAAAAAGCATGCGTGTCACTAAAGCCTAAACTTTGCTTTAAATAAAAAACAAGCAGTGCAGTAATACCAAAGCGGCCAAATAGCTCACAGGATTCTACAAATAAGATACTGCCAACCCCTTTGGGTAATACATGTAACAGACGCATATTCTCTACCTTCATGAAACTTCATCTTCTAAATGAGCAAAACAACCCGACTAGTTATACCAAAAAACCACCCGCCATACAACTGAACCGTTACAAAAATACAAGATATTTTAAAACAATCACCCAATTAACAAATAACTTGTTAAAATATATTGATATTTACTAGAATGGAGGCTCACTTAGACAGTTAAAATAACAAAAATTCAACTACAATCTAAAATAACGCGCAGTCTAGGGAGAACTGGTGTGAAATTTACAAAAACACGCATTTTTGCGTTCATTACTCTGATCAGCTTGTTATGGCCGGGCTTAAGCCTCGCTGCAAGCGCAGGTGGAGCGCCCTTAAACCTTAACATGACCTCTTCATTTGCAGGCTTACTTGCTCTGACTGTCTTTATCATTGCTTATTTGTTTGTCATGTCCGAAGAGTTTACCCATTTACGAAAATCCAAACCTGTCATTGTTGCTGCCGGGATAATCTGGATTATCGTATCAATATTAGCAGCTACAGTAGGCTCTTCAGCCGCAGCAGAAGCTGCAATACGCCATAACCTATTGGAATATGCTGAGTTGTTCCTCTTCTTATTGGTTGCGATGACTTATGTCAATGCCATGGAGGAGAGAAACGTCTTTGAAGCCTTGCGCGCTTGGTTAACACAAAAGGGTTTTACCTACAGACAGCTCTTTTGGATTACAGGTATTCTCGCCTTCTTTATTTCACCGATTGCCGACAACTTGACCACCGCACTGGTCATGTGTGCTGTGGTGATGGCTGTAGGGAGCAGTAATAAAAAGTTTGTCGCCTTAGGCTGTATTAATATTGTTGTTGCTGCCAATGCCGGCGGTGCCTTTAGTCCATTTGGTGATATCACCACCTTGATGGTCTGGCAAAAAGGCATACTCGATTTCACTGAGTTCTTTGCGATCTTCTTGCCTTCAGTCATCAATTATCTCATACCCGCAGCAATCATGACGCTTGCAGTCCCCAAAGTACACCCTAAAGCGCATGATGAGAAGGTTCACATGAAAGTCGGCGCTCGCAGAACCATGGTATTATTTTTACTCACGATTGTGACTGCTGTCAGCTTCCACAATTTCCTCCACTTACCTCCGGCTGCGGGAATGATGCTCGGTTTAGGCTACCTACAATTCTTCGGCTATTATCTCAAAATGCTGGAAAAACGCAGGCGTAAACAGATCGGTGATGCTGCTGACAACTATGTCTTTGACATCTTCAAGAAAGTACAGCGTGCCGAGTGGGATACCTTACTCTTTTTCTACGGCATTATCCTTTGCGTCGGCGGCCTATCTACAATCGGCTACCTAAGCATCTTGTCAGAGGCGATGTATGGCCAATGGGGTCAAGCGCTTGGACTATCTGCGATTCATAATGCGACACCGGCCAATATTTTCGTCGGTGTGCTTTCAGCCATCGTTGATAATATCCCGGTGATGTTTGCAGTACTCACCATGCAACCTGAAATGTCACACGGCCAATGGCTGCTTGTCACTCTCACCGCTGGGGTCGGTGGTAGCATGCTTTCCATCGGATCTGCCGCCGGAGTAGCCCTCATGGGCCAAGCTAAAGGAGCTTATACCTTCTTTAGCCACTTAAAATGGACATGGGCAATTGCATTAGGCTATATCGCCTCGATTATTTGCCATCTCTATTTAAATGCAGACCTTTTCTCTAAACCCATCAGCTGACCATAGACTAGGGGGTTTAGGCCCCCTTTTATTTTAAGCATCTAAATGCTCAACGAAAACACCATACAAATTCCTCGTAACCAACTTGATAACAGCTCAATAGTAATTCTTCGTTGGGACAACGATTTTAATATTACCGATATTGAAGGCAATACACTATCACTATTTGGCCGTAATAAATCTGATATAACAAATAAACTAAACCTAAAAGAATTAATTTATCCAGATGATTTTAACTGTTTAAAAACAGAACTTGATTACTATCTGTCTGAGAGAAAAACAGAGCTACAGCATAAAAATTATCGTGTATTACATTTACAAGGCAAAAATCGCTGGGTTGAAGCCTATACCTGGATTAACTATCAAGATCCGACTAAAAAAATCTCAAGTTGACTATTACGAAGGCTATTTAGTCAATGTGACTCACCTCTACCTAGAGCAAGCTTCAGAAATTAAGCAAATTAAAACAGATCAACGACAACACCGCCTTCTTCATACATTATATGATGCCACCTTAGAGTGGCAAATTGAAGATAATAATTTATTAATCTCACCTAGATTACTCGAAATACTTGGCTATAAACCTGAAGATATCCCCAACCAAGCAACACAAGCTTACCCTGAATTATTGCATCCTGACGATATTCAACCCAGCTGGCAAAAACTACAAGACTGCATCAATAAAAAAACAGACTACTTTATTAACAACCAGCGTATCCGCCACAAGCAAGGTCATTACCTATGGTTTTTAGGTATTGCTGTGCTAATCCAACACAATAAAAGTGATCCTCCCGTTATTTTTGCCAATGCCATTGATATTTCTCAGGACAAAAATTTAATTCAAAAATTATCAGAAAAAGAACAGCAATTTGAGCATATTGTCTCTCAAGTCCCTGGAATTATTTTCCAATGGTATCAGAAGAAAAATGGTGAACGTGGTTTTTCCTATGTTAGCCCTCGCATCGAGGAGGTGCTACAAATTTCTCCTAATGAGGCCTTAAATGATTGGCAAACGGTTAATGTTCACCCCGATGATAAAAAAGGGCTCGAGCAAAGCATTAAGCAATCCATTGTTGAGCAAAAGGACTGGAACTATACCGGTCGCGCTATTTTAAAAGACGGCAGTCATCGCTGGTTGCATGGAGCTTCCAGGCCCATATTTGTGGAAAACGGTGATGTTTATTTTAATGGAATTTTGATGGATATCACTGAAAGGCACCAGTTAGAAGCATCGCTTGAGCAAAAAAACCAGAAACTTTCTCTAACCAATAGCGAGTTAGAACGCACTAACCAAGAGATCGAACATTTTGCCTATGCCGCTTCGCATGATTTACAAGAACCCTTGCGCTCTTTAATGATTTATAGCCAAATGCTCTTAGAACACAGCAAGGAGTATGGGCAATTTAGTGATGAAGCGAGTTGTATTTTAAAAGCAGCTACTCGTATGCGCGGCATCGTTTCTGATATTCTCGAGTTTTCTAATGCCGGTCGCATTATGCACATGCAAAAGCATAATCCAAAGGATATCATTCATGCAGCCTGTGAGAACTTAGAGGCGATCATCACAGAAAAAAATGCAAACATATCAATCTCTGAGCTACCCGAGAGCATTTTTATTGATGAGCGTCTTGTCTTAGTCCTGTTTCAAAATTTAATCGCAAACGCCATTAAATACACAACCGCAAACACAGCACCCAATGTCATTATTTCAGCAACACTTAACAAAAACGCTCACCAGGTTACTATTTGTATTAAAGACAATGGTATCGGCATTCCAGAGCGTTACCAACAACAAATTTTCGATGCCTTCAAGCGCTTACATACGCGTCAAGAATACGAAGGCACTGGTATTGGACTTGCCACCTGCAAACGTATCGTTGAAAAACATCATGGCAAAATCTGGGTTGAATCGTCTGGAGAAAATGAAGGCTCTAGTTTTAAATTTACCCTGCCGATTGCTGAGTTTTTACCTATTCATTCATAAACAACAATACCAAAATTAAATCAATGAATTAGATCAAATGATATTGAGCATATAAACCAGCATAGCGCTTATTCGCCCCTAATAGTTCTGCTTCAGTTCCAAACTCAATAATCTGGCCATTTTCCATCACTGCAATTTTATCCATATCTTGCACATCAGTTAAGCGATGCGTGATCAATAATACCGTGCGACCCACCATTAATTCAGTGAGACTTTTCATAAACTCATCGGCTGTAATAGGGTCCAACCCCTCTGTCGGCTCGTCCAATAATAAAATAGGGAGATCTGCAAGCACTGCACGGGCAATCGCAATACGGCGAATTTGTCCACCGGAAAAACGGGAACCATGCTCACCCACCCAAGTATTTAAGCCTTCAGGGAGTTGTTCAACCACATCGAGCAACTGGGCAGTTTTTAACGCTTGATAAAGCTCGCGATCACTTGCTTTAGGTTTTGCAATCAATAAGTTATCACGCAAACTCATATTAAATAAATGGCTGCGTTGTGAGACAACACTCATCAACCCCCTTAGGCTCGACTCACTAAAATTTTTAATATGAGTATTCGCGATATTAATTACACCAGAGGCCGGATCAAATACTCGGGTTAATAACTGAATTAGGGTTGTTTTTCCCGCCCCTGTCGAGCCGACTATCGCCACTTTTTCACCCTGATTAATTTTTAAATTAAGATTTTCAAAAATTGCCTCACGTTCAGGGTAGGCAAAACTAACTTGGTTAAATTCTATACTATACTTTCCAGAAAAATCACTATTATTATCTTTCTCTGTAAATAATACCGCTGGCTTTTGTTCTGCTAAATCAAGCAAACGGCTGACTGCTTTTTTCGTCCGGCCCAAGTATTGAAATGCGAGCGGTAAAGGCATAATCGCTTCAAATGCTGCAAGTACCGCAAATGCAATTAGCGCCAGGTTCACCCCATTGAGTTGCTCAGCAAGCACAAGCTGCACACCAAAGTAAAGAGCAAGCCACAATGCCAAGCCTGTCAGTAATAAAATCAGCGCTTGTGAAAGCGCATCAATATGATTCATACGCGATTGTAATTGCAGTAATTTACCATGTTTTATTTGCAACGCCGTTAAAGCACGACGCTCACGACCAAAGCTAAGTATTTCCATCAAGCCTTGTGCACTATCAATGCAATGCGTGCGTAATTGAGCAATTTCTGTAACTAAGTTTATTCCTGTTTTATGACCTAAACGCTCAGCCAATAAAGGTACACAAAAACCACTCACCACCATCAGTAAAAAAATCAGACCAAGCAATTTGCACACTAAAAAAACACAAGAAAAATAGCAAAAGAAAAGAGAGCACCATTGCAATCATAAAAGGACCAATGATACGCAAATAAGCCTCATCGAGCGTATCAATATCACTGACAATTCTTGATAATAAATCACCGCTCTGCTGCTTTAATAAGCCGGCTGGAGCTAATGGCTCTATTTTTCGATAAAACCAAACGCGTAAGGTCGTTAAGATACGAAACGTCGCCTCATGTGTCACCACACGTTCACCATAACGCCCTAAAATACGGATTAAAGAAAAGGCTCGAACCCCGCCTCCAGGCAAATAATAATTAAAGGCAAGTGCCGTTGCCATCGCAAGCCCTGCACCTGCGGATGCTGAAATTAGCCAACCAGAAAGCGACAATAACCCCACCGCAGCAACCACAGTCATCAGGCCCAATAATAAACCCAAACTCATCGAACGCCAGTGTGATAAAAAAGGCTGGGTAAACGGCTTAAGCCGCTGTATTGTTTTCATTGATTTTTGCTGCATTTGGGTACTCATAGCGCCGCCATACGATAAAAGTGAGATTTTTCTTTCATTAAGGACTCAAAGTCGCCACTTTCTACACAGTGTCCCTGATCAAGAACATAGATAATATCCATACCTTTCGCCTGTACCAATCGATGGGTTAAATGAATCACGGTCCGCCCCTTAGCTAATTCAGCCAAAGCCTCTAATACTTTTTTCTCATTTTCACTATCTAAACTCGCCATCGGCTCATCCAGCAATAAAATAGGACTATCTTTCAAATAAGCACGCGCCAAGGCAATTCTCTGAATCTGCCCCCCTGATAAACCAAC
This genomic stretch from Piscirickettsia litoralis harbors:
- a CDS encoding PAS domain-containing protein, whose translation is MLNENTIQIPRNQLDNSSIVILRWDNDFNITDIEGNTLSLFGRNKSDITNKLNLKELIYPDDFNCLKTELDYYLSERKTELQHKNYRVLHLQGKNRWVEAYTWINYQDPTKKISS
- a CDS encoding OmpP1/FadL family transporter; amino-acid sequence: MVGIFKKSKFDSKGLSSFGPYEETATAWSQGYIVGALYQWTENTSIGLSYNHFFETNLDATGTYHSKIAAQFPDTINIGLRHRVNDKLTVMLNLQEVLWRQFYLQQHTEIASGMTSSAHSHLNLKNSHLLSAGLAYRFTRKNVLDLGIGVDDGKFTISSRRLWLSAGLSHRFSKQCSIGLSYLYGSKQTSTVEAENPVTLASGGNTLAEQVNTLTMQSSNIVQIVALGFHYRF
- a CDS encoding sensor histidine kinase → MTHLYLEQASEIKQIKTDQRQHRLLHTLYDATLEWQIEDNNLLISPRLLEILGYKPEDIPNQATQAYPELLHPDDIQPSWQKLQDCINKKTDYFINNQRIRHKQGHYLWFLGIAVLIQHNKSDPPVIFANAIDISQDKNLIQKLSEKEQQFEHIVSQVPGIIFQWYQKKNGERGFSYVSPRIEEVLQISPNEALNDWQTVNVHPDDKKGLEQSIKQSIVEQKDWNYTGRAILKDGSHRWLHGASRPIFVENGDVYFNGILMDITERHQLEASLEQKNQKLSLTNSELERTNQEIEHFAYAASHDLQEPLRSLMIYSQMLLEHSKEYGQFSDEASCILKAATRMRGIVSDILEFSNAGRIMHMQKHNPKDIIHAACENLEAIITEKNANISISELPESIFIDERLVLVLFQNLIANAIKYTTANTAPNVIISATLNKNAHQVTICIKDNGIGIPERYQQQIFDAFKRLHTRQEYEGTGIGLATCKRIVEKHHGKIWVESSGENEGSSFKFTLPIAEFLPIHS
- the cydC gene encoding thiol reductant ABC exporter subunit CydC codes for the protein MLGLIFLLMVVSGFCVPLLAERLGHKTGINLVTEIAQLRTHCIDSAQGLMEILSFGRERRALTALQIKHGKLLQLQSRMNHIDALSQALILLLTGLALWLALYFGVQLVLAEQLNGVNLALIAFAVLAAFEAIMPLPLAFQYLGRTKKAVSRLLDLAEQKPAVLFTEKDNNSDFSGKYSIEFNQVSFAYPEREAIFENLNLKINQGEKVAIVGSTGAGKTTLIQLLTRVFDPASGVINIANTHIKNFSESSLRGLMSVVSQRSHLFNMSLRDNLLIAKPKASDRELYQALKTAQLLDVVEQLPEGLNTWVGEHGSRFSGGQIRRIAIARAVLADLPILLLDEPTEGLDPITADEFMKSLTELMVGRTVLLITHRLTDVQDMDKIAVMENGQIIEFGTEAELLGANKRYAGLYAQYHLI
- a CDS encoding 6TM ABC transporter family protein; the encoded protein is MSTQMQQKSMKTIQRLKPFTQPFLSHWRSMSLGLLLGLMTVVAAVGLLSLSGWLISASAGAGLAMATALAFNYYLPGGGVRAFSLIRILGRYGERVVTHEATFRILTTLRVWFYRKIEPLAPAGLLKQQSGDLLSRIVSDIDTLDEAYLRIIGPFMIAMVLSFLLLFFLCFFSVQIAWSDFFTDGGEWFLCTFIG
- the nhaD gene encoding sodium:proton antiporter NhaD — its product is MKFTKTRIFAFITLISLLWPGLSLAASAGGAPLNLNMTSSFAGLLALTVFIIAYLFVMSEEFTHLRKSKPVIVAAGIIWIIVSILAATVGSSAAAEAAIRHNLLEYAELFLFLLVAMTYVNAMEERNVFEALRAWLTQKGFTYRQLFWITGILAFFISPIADNLTTALVMCAVVMAVGSSNKKFVALGCINIVVAANAGGAFSPFGDITTLMVWQKGILDFTEFFAIFLPSVINYLIPAAIMTLAVPKVHPKAHDEKVHMKVGARRTMVLFLLTIVTAVSFHNFLHLPPAAGMMLGLGYLQFFGYYLKMLEKRRRKQIGDAADNYVFDIFKKVQRAEWDTLLFFYGIILCVGGLSTIGYLSILSEAMYGQWGQALGLSAIHNATPANIFVGVLSAIVDNIPVMFAVLTMQPEMSHGQWLLVTLTAGVGGSMLSIGSAAGVALMGQAKGAYTFFSHLKWTWAIALGYIASIICHLYLNADLFSKPIS
- a CDS encoding GNAT family N-acetyltransferase — translated: MRVRLRKITSHDDVAMAQIIRGVLTEFGANRPGFAWQDPEIDYLSCAYDKQGAAYYVIEDDKKIMGGGGLMALAGVAGICELQKMYLLPASRGLGLGMKLIDKLIDTATKFGYQACYLETLLCMEGANHLYQKTGFKRLDQSLGDTGHSSCDAFYVKKLSSAISTIDK
- a CDS encoding outer membrane protein transport protein; this translates as MSLFVRLKKNYLFFYIIFLFLIVFQIDFAVPVQYLTNSYLVGNAFSGATTSPTIAVIDSNPAVLATLSAPELYMSDSYIRSQTNNDQAVATQSISSAFFGTTEHQVTGQTSARNTMSNQVPSFSVVWPASSTVSLGLAVTAGNGLNSEYDDQWVGRYLNTQMKLTTLNMTPMMAIKVTPKFSLGFGWHFQKKQI
- a CDS encoding peptide MFS transporter; the encoded protein is MRLLHVLPKGVGSILFVESCELFGRFGITALLVFYLKQSLGFSDTHAFLLYTTFVALFSATPALAGLFIGRYVNYHQSALIGIFFMMLGNLLLVIPETQLVYLSLALIAVGFGFFYPGLTTLLGRLYDRSSGGRDAGFTLYYMAKNIGALFAPIICGFIGQAYGYHYAFLLSSFVMMIGFFFYFKMHANLTTIIDEQATHPLPFSLTVLSAVIAVFVLYAVLDYHLVNYLIAACVIGFLLRVAPFMKQHIKVIAIIFALMFFAIIFGGSLGQGGTTLNLFIMRMVDRHMFGIEIPPSVYYALDPVFMMVIGPILAIVYTKLAKRKLEPSSLYKCMFGLITLSIGFGVFILAAQHAMQLQGQVTSLYIVIAFIIFPLAELFIMPVALSMITKISPKELTATMTGMWMLSQSVGSLLTNSLSKLGAVSFKVDAPAAYVHAGSIYRYGFSATALLLLGSGVLMGLGSYLLQRRSQSARYLVAA